Sequence from the Leptospira dzoumogneensis genome:
TAACGGAATCTCGATGCTTTGATTTTTGAATCATTTCTGTTATACTTCTAGCTTCTTCATCTAATCTCAATTGCTCTTGATCTATTGGATTAGCGGCTAAAAATAAGACTATAATCTTATCCGGTAGATCTTGCAATCGAAGAAGAGATGCTTGTGTAGCAGCGTGAAGCTGGTTATGTTTACTCAAAGTTTTATCGATTTGAGTAATTTTCTGATTATATGCGAGTTTAGTTTTCTCCATTTCTTTAGATCGCTTCTTATATTCATTTTCTTCTTCTCTTGCTATTTTCTTATCTTCATCAACAATCTCCTTCTGCTTTTTAGCTATCGCTGTTTCAATAGCCGATATTTTTTTCTCAACATTCGTCTTCTCTCTTTGGTAACGTTCTATTTCTGAATATTTGGACCTAATAGTACTTGCAGAATTAGTCCTACTAATACTGTCTGTTACCCTTTGTATTTTCGAACTTAACTCAGGAATTTTTTTTGATTCATTTGCCTTATTAGATTGAAGCCTAGTTAGCTCTTCTCGTTTGTTTTGCAAATTTCTTCTATACGAATCGAGTAATGACATTTCTGGGCCTTTGGAATATTTATAGAATTTGTTGTCGGACATGGCGCATAATGGATTGTTTTGCGAACATTCGCCTATGCTGATTGGTTGCGAACAGGCGTTAGTTCGCCTATGCGCGCAAGAATTGTTTATGGGCGTCGATTCGCATATCCGTCCGAAAGGTAACGCATTGCCGTCGGTTCGCCTATCCACCTAAAAAGCAACGCAATGGCCGCGCGTTCGCCCATGCACACACACTGTATATCTGAATCCCGGCAATTTAAAGCAGACTTCTCGCCGACCTCAAAAAGGGGAGAAACCTCCCCTTATCTCAATGAGTCTGTAACCAGTTCACTAAATCTCCCAAAACCTTTGCCTTGTCCGCTGGAAGTTCATTCATGGTTTCATGATACAAGCCGTCATAAATTTTCATGGACTTGTCTGAAGAAGGAATGACTTTGAACGCTTCTTCCGTTCCTACGGAAAGTGCGATCGAATCTTCTTTTCCATGGAATAGATAAACCGGGAAGTTGATACGAGCCGCTTTTTCTAAAGCTTTTTCTTTGGAATTCAAAAGGAAGTCTCCTAAGTAGGCTCCAACAGAACCGTGAACTAAAGGATCTTTTTTGTAAGCTTCCACAACTGACTTGTCTCTGGATAATGCGTTTACATCTAATCCGGTTGGAACAGTAAGAGTGGGGAATGCTCCTGCGAGTAAACTTCCTGCGCCTTTTTTGATATTCATTACTAAATCCGTTTTTACTGAGATAGGCAATCCGCTCAGAACAAGTCTGTCTAAACTTGCTTGGTGGGAAGGTTCTCCGGCGTAAAATAATGAGATCAATGCTCCCATGGAGTGTCCCATTAGAGTGACTTGTTTCACTCCTTCTTTTTGTTTTGCAATGCTGATCAGTCTGTCCAGGTCCGCTAAAAATTGGTTAAAATGAGTGACTACACCTCTGCTTCCACCTGATTTTCCGTGGCCGCGGGCATCTATTAGATAAACATTATATCCTTTTCCGGAAAGAGCTTCGAGTAGGTTGTCGTATCTTTTTCCGTGTTCTCCGATCCCGTGATGGACCACTAAGGTTCTAGGATTGTTTGCGTCTTTTGCGCGGTAGGCTCTATAATAGATGGATACGTCGCCTGCTCCTACGAAGGTTCCGTCTTCCAGATGGTAGTTTTGTTCCCAATTCATTCGGTAAATATCCGATCTGTCTGAAAAATGGGGAAGGAAATTTCTATCCAATCTGCTTCTTTCTTTCTACTATTTCGAACGAACGTAATGGCTGTGGTCTTCGTTACAGTCCTTATTCCGGAAATAGGCCCGGTAGGAATTCCTCATGTTTTTTCTTTTTCAGAAGATAACGAGAAGGAACTGCAAATAGATCGGTCCTCAATTCTCTTCTTTTTGTGAGCCCGAACCTTTTGATGCAGATCGAAAATCTTTTTTGGAGAAGTTCCGCATAATTTCCTTCTCCTTTCATTCTTTCTCCCCAGGTTGCTTTGTATAATTTACCTCCTCTTGCTTCCGAGATTATTTTCAGGACTTTTTCTTTTTTGAGAGGGAAATGTCTGGTAAGCCAATCTTCGAATAAAGGCGCTACTTCGAATGGAAGTCTCACGAATACCATTCCGGCAGCTTCTGCACCTGATAAAGATGCCTGTTCCAATAGATATTCCATTTCGAAATCGTTTATAAAAGGAATTACAGGAGCAAATAATACCCCTGTTGGAATTCCAACATCTGTGAGTTTGCGAAGAGTTTCCATTCTTCTTGCGGGAGCAGGGGCCCTAGGTTCTAATTTGGACCAAAGCTCTTTGTCCAAAGTGGTGATAGAAAGAAATACTTTCAAAATTCCTAATTTTCCCATTTCGGAAAGAATGTCTATATCTCTTTGTATAAGAGAGGACTTAGTGATGATTGCAGTAGGTTGTTTGAATTCCAACATCACTTCTAAGAGTGATCTTGTGTTTTTATAGGTCCTTTCTCCAGGTTGATAAGGATCTGTGGCCGTTCCTATCGTGATAGGTGAGACTGCCTGCTTTTTCTTTCTTAATTCTTCCGCTAAAAGTTTAGCTGGGTCCTTTTTTACGAATATTTTAGTTTCGAAATCCAGTCCTGGTGAAAGATCCACATACGAATGATTCGGTCTTGCGAAACAATAAATACATCCATGCTCGCAGCCTCTATAAGGATTGATACTTGCATCGAATGGAATATCAGGTGATTTGTTTCGAGTCAGGACTGATTTGGAATCTTCCCAAAAGAATTGGGTAGAAGGAGAGGTGTCCTCTCCTAGATCTATCCTATCTTCTAGCCAGACTTCTCTTTGGGTCTTATCAAATCTACTGGGAGGGAGTTCTTCTGTTCCTCTTTTCTTAGAATTCATACGTTTGAATCTTAAGAATTACTAAACAAAAAACAAGCAAAATTATGTTTGCATTTCGTTGGAGGTCCTACAAAATGATCTTGCTTAGTTGATCTCTAATTTAGCTCCTTCTCCCCAAGATTTGTAAGAAGGTAAACTGGAGATTGTCTCCACATACCCGCTTGCTTTAGGCCCGAGTTTTACTCCGTATGTTATGAATCTGGAAACAACCGGGGCATAGAATGCATCAGCAATGGAGAAGTTTTTACCGAATAAGAAAGGTCCTCCGTAGGAGCTCAAACATTCTTCCCAAAGAGTTTGGATCCTATCTATGTCCTTCTTTGCATCTTCCGGAACGGAGAAGTCGGACTTTCTGCCATGAAAATTCATGCTTAGATTGGATCTTAGGCCTGTGAATCCTGAATGCATTTCCGCAGTTACGGATCTTGCCTTGGCTCTTGCGATTTGATCCTTGGGCCAGAGTCCCTTCTCCGCATATTTTTCTGCCAAATATTCCGCGATGCTAAGACTGTCCCAGACTCTTAGGTCTCCGTCGTTTAAGACAGGGACTTTTTTAGAAGGTGAGTACTTATCGATTATGGCTGCGTATTCAGGTGTGAATAGTTTTAAGGAGATCTCTTCGAAAGGAATTTCGAATTGAGTGAGTAGGATCCATGGACGGAAAGACCAGGAGGAGATGTTTTTATTTCCTATTACAAGTTTCAGATCGCTCATAACTTAAGATCTCCTAAGGCGGGATGATTCTGCAAGAAAGTAATCCTTTCGAATTAGTAACTTGTAGAGATCGATACAGAGGC
This genomic interval carries:
- a CDS encoding alpha/beta hydrolase, which gives rise to MNWEQNYHLEDGTFVGAGDVSIYYRAYRAKDANNPRTLVVHHGIGEHGKRYDNLLEALSGKGYNVYLIDARGHGKSGGSRGVVTHFNQFLADLDRLISIAKQKEGVKQVTLMGHSMGALISLFYAGEPSHQASLDRLVLSGLPISVKTDLVMNIKKGAGSLLAGAFPTLTVPTGLDVNALSRDKSVVEAYKKDPLVHGSVGAYLGDFLLNSKEKALEKAARINFPVYLFHGKEDSIALSVGTEEAFKVIPSSDKSMKIYDGLYHETMNELPADKAKVLGDLVNWLQTH
- a CDS encoding CHAT domain-containing protein, producing MQNKREELTRLQSNKANESKKIPELSSKIQRVTDSISRTNSASTIRSKYSEIERYQREKTNVEKKISAIETAIAKKQKEIVDEDKKIAREEENEYKKRSKEMEKTKLAYNQKITQIDKTLSKHNQLHAATQASLLRLQDLPDKIIVLFLAANPIDQEQLRLDEEARSITEMIQKSKHRDSVKFESRWAIRPMDLLQAINEFSPTIVHFSGHGSNQDEIVFQDSNGNTKLVSKEALVQTMMASSETIRLVFFNTCYSRNQAESVVKYVDAAIGMNTSIGDEAARIFSSQFYSSIGFGLSVKKSFDQAKALLMMEGIPEENTPELFVHEGVNSEELVIVKPT
- a CDS encoding glutathione S-transferase family protein, whose protein sequence is MSDLKLVIGNKNISSWSFRPWILLTQFEIPFEEISLKLFTPEYAAIIDKYSPSKKVPVLNDGDLRVWDSLSIAEYLAEKYAEKGLWPKDQIARAKARSVTAEMHSGFTGLRSNLSMNFHGRKSDFSVPEDAKKDIDRIQTLWEECLSSYGGPFLFGKNFSIADAFYAPVVSRFITYGVKLGPKASGYVETISSLPSYKSWGEGAKLEIN
- a CDS encoding PA0069 family radical SAM protein, whose product is MNSKKRGTEELPPSRFDKTQREVWLEDRIDLGEDTSPSTQFFWEDSKSVLTRNKSPDIPFDASINPYRGCEHGCIYCFARPNHSYVDLSPGLDFETKIFVKKDPAKLLAEELRKKKQAVSPITIGTATDPYQPGERTYKNTRSLLEVMLEFKQPTAIITKSSLIQRDIDILSEMGKLGILKVFLSITTLDKELWSKLEPRAPAPARRMETLRKLTDVGIPTGVLFAPVIPFINDFEMEYLLEQASLSGAEAAGMVFVRLPFEVAPLFEDWLTRHFPLKKEKVLKIISEARGGKLYKATWGERMKGEGNYAELLQKRFSICIKRFGLTKRRELRTDLFAVPSRYLLKKKKHEEFLPGLFPE